One part of the Phoenix dactylifera cultivar Barhee BC4 chromosome 4, palm_55x_up_171113_PBpolish2nd_filt_p, whole genome shotgun sequence genome encodes these proteins:
- the LOC120110359 gene encoding pyrophosphate--fructose 6-phosphate 1-phosphotransferase subunit beta-like, translated as MAANSILANGGKGPSPGRLAAVYSEVQTSRLNHSLPLPSVVRGPFKIVDGPLSSAAGNPDEIKKLFPNLFGQPSATLVPTGSAPSEMAGSLKVGVVLSGGQAPGGHNVISGIFDYLQDRAKGSTLYGFKGGPAGIMKCKYMELTSEYIYPYRNQVSGSP; from the exons ATGGCTGCGAACTCCATCCTCGCCAACGGCGGCAAGGGGCCGTCGCCCGGCCGCCTCGCGGCGGTGTACAGCGAGGTGCAGACTAGCCGCCTCAAccactccctccccctcccctccgtcGTTAGGGGACCCTTCAAGATCGTGGACGGCCCTCTGAGCTCCGCCGCCGGGAACCCCG ATGAGATCAAGAAGCTGTTTCCTAATCTTTTCGGCCAGCCCTCCGCCACGCTAGTTCCGACGGGTTCCGCTCCTTCGGAGATGGCTGGGAGTCTTAAGGTCGGAGTGGTGCTCTCTGGAGGCCAGGCTCCCGGTGGGCACAATGTCATCTCTGGGATCTTTG ATTACTTGCAGGATCGAGCCAAGGGGAGCACGCTGTACGGATTCAAGGGAGGTCCAGCAGGGATCATGAAATGCAAATACATGGAGCTCACTTCAGAGTACATCTATCCTTATAGAAATCAGGTATCTGGCTCGCCCTAA
- the LOC120110433 gene encoding nicotinate-nucleotide pyrophosphorylase [carboxylating], chloroplastic-like, whose protein sequence is MKAEAHFIAKEDGVIAGISFAEMIFNEVDPSLKVEWSQKDGNYVHKGMQFGKVYGCACSIIVAERVALNFMQRMSGIATLTKVAFHVSTNIPWSFFQPQSE, encoded by the exons ATGAAAGCAGAAGCCCACTTCATTGCAAAGGAGGATGGGGTCATTGCtggaatttcttttgcagagatgatTTTTAATGAGGTTGATCCATCATTAAAG GTTGAATGGTCTCAGAAAGATGGAAACTATGTTCACAAAGGCATGCAGTTTGGCAAAGTATATG GATGTGCATGCAGCATTATTGTGGCAGAAAGGGTTGCCCTCAATTTTATGCAAAGAATGAGTGGAATAGCAACACTTACCAAGGTAGCTTTCCATGTATCAACTAATATTCCATGGTCTTTTTTCCAGCCTCAATCAGAATAG